Proteins from one Plodia interpunctella isolate USDA-ARS_2022_Savannah chromosome 3, ilPloInte3.2, whole genome shotgun sequence genomic window:
- the LOC128683606 gene encoding sorting nexin-29: protein MNSKILNTFVNAIDNKDDVRKRIENGKQSLQELLNCVQNSQNRFGGKSELATEDDIRISLLCDKWERVLSHGIRTNLSNSTLQTLVTASLNFTFNIVNIGNSLWSYACLHLTKHEKERFKILSNINTPLGYFRAFLRAALNERSLERYLQSWISHGLLMEYYEDGALVRDPESSNLLPNMAAGLSSILFALSIDRAELNDSQHASQINKAEPVIPLPMPVRSSNVKRKPLRQVISFDKQEQTNKPKQKMEPIPPPNDSSNWNSAPATCLNSPDPKVMPPIASSSEPTSSECKSGIRHFFPDSVKGIDSPSQILSRLSECAKEIFTSSNSIDTNNIIRDDVSEISINNLKISESDSEEVAGSINGSTSCLELCFTEDESVPDDKHINTMLEIKEKEYLNLQLKLNQIEIASKEKIQKLEKVVLDLSKENDRLKDQMRQYMSAVELGIALKSGGSENEEVSQYEKKLVQVAEMHAELMEFNQHLQRRLQELESTSCEMLDYPESNVKVHIPSAFLVGKTTHSYHVYQIFLKIGQEEWNVYHRYAKFYELHTQLKKCHPDIATYKFPPKKTLRKKDAGVVERRRVGLQAYLRHVVLVLPELRTCTARASLVSLLPFFGTSSTTRENGLNHTLDRQVSAESVSTYDGI, encoded by the exons atg AAcagcaaaattttaaacacattCGTTAATGCTATAGACAATAAGGATGATGTAAGGAAGAGAATTGAAAATGGCAAACAATCTCTACAAGAACTGCTGAACTGTGTACAAAACTCCCAAAATAGATTTGGAGGCAAATCTGAACTTGCAACTGAAGATGAcataag AATATCTCTGCTATGTGATAAGTGGGAAAGGGTGCTAAGCCATGGTATAAGAACAAACCTTTCTAACTCAACCTTGCAGACTCTGGTCACAGCTAGTTTGAACTTCACAttcaatattgtaaatattg GAAATTCACTATGGAGTTACGCATGTCTCCATTTGACAAAACACGAAAAAGAGAGattcaaaattttgtcaaaCATCAATACTCCATTGGGGTACTTCAGAGCTTTTTTACGTGCTGCACTAAATGAAAGGTCTTTAGAGag ATATCTTCAAAGTTGGATATCTCATGGGCTTCTTATGGAGTATTATGAGGATGGTGCTCTAGTGAGGGATCCCGAGTCGTCTAACCTACTTCCCAACATGGCAGCAG gCTTATCTTCCATTCTGTTCGCGTTATCAATCGACAGGGCCGAACTGAATGACTCGCAGCACGCAAGCCAAATCAATAAAGCGGAACCGGTAATTCCTTTACCGATGCCAGTGAGGTCTAGTAATGTAAAACGGAAACCTCTAAGACAAGTAATATCGTTCGATAAACAAGAACAGACCAATAAACCGAAACAAAAAATGGAGCCTATACCTCCACCTAATGACAGTTCCAACTGGAATAGTGCTCCAGCCACGTGTCTGAATTCTCCTGACCCTAAAGTTATGCCACCAATTGCTTCTAGCAGTGAACCTACTAGTTCGGAATGCAAAAGCGGTATTCGACACTTCTTCCCGGACAGTGTGAAAGGGATAGACAGCCCATCCCAAATACTCTCAAGATTATCCGAATGCGCTAAGGAAATATTCACGTCATCCAATAGCATTGAcacaaataacataattagGGACGATGTCTCGGAGATAAGTATTAACAATCTGAAAATTTCCGAGAGTGACAGTGAAGAAGTTGCTGGTAGTATAAATGGGAGCACCTCTTGTTTGGAACTGTGCTTTACTGAAGACGAAAGTGTACCTGatgataaacatataaatactatgttagaaataaaagagaaagaatatttaaatttacaattaaaattgaacCAGATTGAAATAGCTAGTAAggaaaaaatacagaaattagaAAAAGTAGTTTTGGATTTAAGCAA agaAAATGATAGATTAAAAGATCAAATGAGACAGTATATGTCAGCTGTAGAACTCGGTATAGCTTTAAAAAGTGGAGGGAGTGAGAATGAAGAAGTGAGCCAGTATGAGAAGAAACTTGTGCAG GTAGCAGAGATGCACGCGGAGCTGATGGAGTTCAACCAGCATCTGCAGCGGCGGCTGCAGGAGCTGGAGAGCACCTCCTGCGAGATGCTGGACTACCCGGAGTCCAACGTCAAGGTCCACATTCCCAGCGCCTTCCTAGTTGGGAAGACGACGCATTCTTATCACGTGTACCAG atatttttgaagattggGCAAGAAGAATGGAATGTGTACCATAGATATGCAAAATTCTACGAATTGCACACACAGCTGAAAAAATGTCATCCCGATATAGCAACTTATAAATTTCCACCAAAGAAGACTTTACGGAAGAAG GATGCGGGCGTGGTGGAGCGGCGGCGGGTGGGCCTGCAGGCGTACCTCCGCCACGTGGTGCTGGTGCTGCCGGAGCTGCGCACGTGCACCGCTCGGGCCAGCCTCGTCTCGCTGCTGCCCTTCTTCGG CACATCGTCGACGACGCGGGAAAACGGCCTGAATCACACCCTGGACCGCCAGGTATCTGCTGAATCAGTGTCCACTTATGACGGCATATAA
- the Khc gene encoding kinesin heavy chain, with translation MAADREIAAEDSIRVVCRFRPLNDSEEKAGSKFIVKFPSGPDDNCISIGGKVYLFDKVFKPNATQEKVYNEAAKSIVSDVLAGYNGTIFAYGQTSSGKTHTMEGVIGDPGKQGIIPRIVNDIFNHIYAMEENLEFHIKVSYFEIYMDKIRDLLDVSKVNLSVHEDKNRVPFVKGATERFVSSPEEVFEVIEEGKSNRHIAVTNMNEHSSRSHSVFLINVKQENLENQKKLSGKLYLVDLAGSEKVSKTGAEGTVLDEAKNINKSLSALGNVISALADGNKSHIPYRDSKLTRILQESLGGNARTTIVICCSPASFNESETKSTLDFGKRAKTVKNVVCVNEELTAEEWKRRYEREKEKVARLKGKVEKLEAELARWRSGETVRPEEQVNLQEIEAVTPITSFIEEKAPVPPVPVAVSSAVEDATMQGKLEALYQQLDDKDEEINQQSQLVEKLKDQMMEQEELIACTRRDYETLQGDMNRIQQENEAAKEEVKEVLQALEELAVNYDQKSQEVDSKSRECDQLSEELQTNKSALTTATAELQQLRDLSAHQRKRIAELLTNLLRDLAEIGAAVGGSELDFKLNVDTVGKLEEEFTVARLHISKMKSEVKNIVQRCHSLESANIDANQKISEYERSLGECRLLISQHEARCASLAESMREAENKKRQLEEAADALREECARLQAAERVQLAAAEQRADSQVRGALEAQLEQLRAAHATQLAALRDELAALQRQHQELRDTYQELTLARQQLQDDYDKLKREEADKSAKLKELIQSVERREQARADLKGLEDTVAKELQTLHNLRKLFVQDLQARIKKSTNSEEGAEEEGGSLAQKQKISFLENNLEQLTKVHKQLVRDNADLRCELPKLEKRLRATMERVKALETALKEAKEGAMRDRKRYQFEVDRIKEAVRAKNLARRGPQAQIAKPIRAGGGHVVGGAPGVLRAPAQDIKRKSIIVGARDES, from the exons atggcAGCTGATCGTGAGATTGCTGCCGAAGACAGCATTAGAGTTGTATGCCGATTTCGACCACTCAATGACTCTGAAGAAAAAGCTggttcaaaatttattgtgaaattCCCTTCTGGACCAGATGATAATTGCATTTCAATAGGG gGTAAAGTGTATTTGTTTGACAAAGTCTTCAAGCCCAATGCTACCCAAGAGAAAGTTTACAATGAAGCTGCAAAGAGTATTGTATCAGATGTGCTGGCTGGATACAATGGTACCATATTTGCCTATGGTCAGACTAGTTCAGGAAAGACACATACCATGGAAGGTGTCATAG GAGATCCAGGGAAACAGGGTATTATTCCACGGATAGTCAATGATATATTCAACCACATCTATGCAATGGAAGAGAACCTTGAGTTTCACATCAAAGTGtcatattttgaaatctaCATGGATAAAATCAGGGATCTGTTGGATG TCTCAAAAGTGAACCTCAGTGTTCATGAAGACAAAAACAGAGTTCCATTTGTAAAAGGTGCTACTGAAAGATTTGTGTCAAGTCCTGAGGAAGTGTTTGAAGTAATTGAAGAAGGAAAATCAAATAGGCACATTGCAGTGACAA ACATGAATGAACATTCATCTAGATCTCACTCTGTCTTCCTCATCAATGTAAAGCAAGAAAACCTGGAGAATCAGAAGAAACTATCAGGAAAATTATACCTTGTGGACTTGGCTGGCTCTGAAAAG GTGTCTAAAACTGGTGCTGAAGGTACTGTTCTTGACGAGGCAAAGAATATCAATAAATCACTATCAGCTCTCGGTAATGTGATCTCAGCTTTAGCAGATGGAAATAAGTCCCATATCCCATACAGAGATTCCAAATTGACGCGAATTCTACAAGAGTCGCTTGGAGGTAACGCTAGAACGACTATTGTCATTTGTTGTTCTCCAGCTTCATTTAACGAAAGTGAAACCAAAAGTACTCTGGACTTTGGCAAgag agcTAAAACTGTTAAGAATGTTGTATGTGTCAATGAAGAACTTACGGCCGAGGAATGGAAACGTCGTTATGAGAGGGAGAAGGAGAAAGTGGCTAGGCTCAAGGGCAAA GTTGAGAAACTGGAGGCCGAGCTGGCCCGCTGGCGTTCAGGCGAGACGGTCCGGCCGGAGGAACAGGTCAACTTGCAAGAGATCGAAGCCGTCACTCCCATCACCTCGTTCATCGAGGAGAAAGCGCCAGTACCG CCAGTACCAGTGGCAGTATCGAGCGCGGTGGAAGACGCCACCATGCAAGGCAAGCTGGAGGCGTTGTACCAGCAGCTGGACGACAAGGATGAGGAGATCAATCAGCAGTCGCAGCTCGTCGAGAAGCTCAAGGACCAGATGATGGAGCAAGAGGAGCTCATCGCCTGCACCAG ACGCGACTACGAGACCCTGCAGGGCGACATGAACCGCATCCAGCAAGAGAACGAAGCCGCTAAAGAAGAGGTAAAGGAGGTGCTGCAAGCCCTGGAGGAGTTGGCCGTCAACTACGACCAGAAGTCGCAGGAAGTCGACAGCAAGAGCCGCGAGTGCGACCAGCTTTCTGAGGAGTTGCAGACCAAcaag aGCGCATTGACGACGGCCACGGCTGAGCTTCAGCAACTGCGCGACTTGTCAGCACACCAGCGCAAACGCATAGCCGAACTACTGACTAATCTTCTCCGAGATTTGGCGGAAATCGGCGCGGCCGTCGGAGGGTCCGAACTGGACTTCAAACTCAACGTCGACACAGTTGGCAAACTCGAAGAAGAGTTTACGGTGGCTCGCCTCCATATCAGCAAGATGAAGAGCGAAGTGAAGAATATAGTGCAGCGCTGCCATTCGCTTGAGTCGGCTAATATTGACGCTAACCAGAAG aTCTCGGAGTACGAACGTTCGCTGGGCGAGTGTCGGCTGCTGATTTCGCAGCACGAGGCCCGTTGCGCGTCGCTGGCGGAGTCCATGCGCGAGGCTGAGAACAAGAAACGCCAGCTCGAGGAGGCGGCCGATGCGCTGCGCGAGGAGTGCGCCCGGCTGCAG GCGGCCGAGCGGGTGCAGCTGGCAGCGGCGGAGCAGCGCGCGGACTCTCAGGTGCGCGGCGCGCTCGAGGCCCAGCTCGAGCAGCTGCGGGCCGCGCACGCCACGCAGCTGGCCGCGCTGCGCGACGAGCTGGCCGCGCTGCAGCGGCAGCACCAGGAGCTCAGAGA CACGTACCAGGAGCTGACGCTGGCGCGGCAGCAGCTGCAGGACGACTACGACAAGCTGAAGCGAGAGGAGGCCGACAAGTCCGCCAAACTCAAGGAGCTCAT CCAAAGCGTGGAGCGGCGCGAGCAGGCCCGCGCGGATCTCAAGGGGCTCGAGGACACCGTGGCCAAGGAACTGCAGACGCTGCACAATTTGCGCAAACTGTTCGTGCAAGACTTGCAG GCGAGGATAAAGAAGTCAACGAACTCCGAGGAGGGCGCGGAAGAGGAGGGCGGATCACTCGCCCAGAAGCAGAAGATTTCGTTCCTGGAGAACAACCTGGAGCAGCTGACGAAGGTCCACAAGCAGCTGGTGCGCGACAACGCGGACCTGCGCTGCGAGCTGCCCAAGCTGGAGAAGCGGCTGCGGGCCACCATGGAGCGGGTCAAGGCGCTCGAGACCGCGCTCAAG GAAGCTAAAGAAGGCGCCATGCGCGACCGCAAGAGGTATCAGTTCGAAGTAGACCGAATCAAGGAGGCCGTGCGCGCCAAGAATCTCGCCCGAAGAGGCCCACAAGCGCAAATTG CAAAGCCGATCCGCGCGGGCGGCGGTCACGTGGTGGGCGGCGCGCCCGGCGTGCTGCGTGCGCCTGCGCAGGACATCAAGCGGAAATCCATCATCGTCGGCGCTAGAG ATGAAAGTTGA